The following proteins are co-located in the Paludibaculum fermentans genome:
- a CDS encoding ABC transporter ATP-binding protein, which produces MPKLIEFENVTIHREGYPALREVTFSIETGEHTAILGPNGSGKSTLIKAITRECYPRYAPPVCRLRIWGKEVWHLFELRSLLGIVTNDLVETCVKPYSAMETALSGFFGSIGIWPNHEVTPRMEEEARKALAFFDIEHLAERKLTEMSSGEQRRAVFARALVHGPKALILDEPTNSLDVRAQREVRDSMRKLAEGGVTVILVTHHLPDIIPEIGRVITLREGRMHSDGSKEQGLRADSLSALFGVDVKVGSEDGYYHMW; this is translated from the coding sequence ATGCCCAAACTGATCGAATTCGAGAACGTCACCATCCACCGCGAGGGGTACCCGGCATTGCGGGAAGTGACTTTCTCCATCGAAACCGGGGAGCACACCGCCATCCTGGGCCCGAACGGCAGCGGCAAATCCACGCTGATCAAGGCCATCACCCGCGAGTGCTACCCGCGCTACGCTCCGCCGGTCTGCCGCCTGCGGATCTGGGGCAAAGAGGTCTGGCACTTGTTCGAGTTGCGCAGCCTGCTGGGGATCGTGACCAACGACCTGGTGGAGACTTGCGTCAAACCTTACTCGGCCATGGAGACGGCGCTCAGCGGGTTCTTCGGCAGCATCGGCATCTGGCCCAATCACGAAGTGACGCCCCGCATGGAGGAGGAAGCCCGCAAAGCCCTGGCTTTCTTCGATATTGAGCATCTGGCCGAGCGCAAGCTCACTGAGATGTCCAGCGGTGAACAGCGGCGGGCCGTCTTTGCGCGGGCGCTCGTCCACGGACCCAAAGCCCTGATCCTGGATGAGCCCACCAACAGCCTGGATGTTCGCGCCCAGCGCGAGGTGCGGGACTCCATGCGGAAGCTGGCTGAAGGGGGCGTGACGGTGATTCTGGTGACCCACCATCTGCCCGACATCATCCCGGAGATCGGCCGCGTGATCACGCTGCGCGAAGGCCGGATGCACTCGGACGGATCGAAGGAACAGGGCCTGCGGGCGGACTCGCTCAGCGCCCTGTTCGGGGTAGACGTCAAAGTCGGCAGTGAAGACGGCTACTACCACATGTGGTAG
- a CDS encoding pyridoxal phosphate-dependent aminotransferase, translating into MSLSQMARSIHESVTLKLNQTAALLREKGEPVIHLGGGEPKSKTPIDAIIACTGVLNSGDIKYTPPDGIPALKKAIIRYTEEHYGRQVRPENVVASCGAKQAIMAALIAILDPKDEVIFPAPYWVSYPEMVKLAGGVPVPIVPEDGSFYPTLREIEDAVGSYTKAIILNSPNNPSGVMYSRDFIGQVVELAARKSLYLIMDDTYNRLVFDGRAPINCYDFSTEDLEQSKLLVINCVSKMYAMTGFRIGWAVGSRELVQAMATIQSQQTSGPATPSQWAAVGALNGIQNSIEALRLTLENNRNILMDQLNAFPGVHVTRPDGAFYCFPDFSNYEKNTQKLSEFLLQKVRVVTVPGREFGMEGHLRLSFCGTAKEITQGVERIRWALDPTAPNELYLGDRRLVRDWM; encoded by the coding sequence ATGAGCCTCAGCCAGATGGCCCGCTCGATTCACGAGTCCGTCACGCTCAAGTTGAACCAGACCGCCGCGCTGCTTCGGGAGAAGGGCGAGCCGGTGATCCATTTGGGTGGCGGAGAACCGAAAAGCAAGACGCCCATCGACGCGATCATCGCCTGCACGGGGGTGCTCAACTCCGGGGACATTAAATATACCCCTCCGGATGGAATCCCTGCCCTGAAGAAGGCGATCATCCGCTACACCGAGGAGCACTACGGCCGGCAGGTACGGCCGGAAAACGTGGTCGCCTCGTGCGGCGCCAAGCAGGCCATCATGGCCGCCCTGATCGCCATCCTGGATCCGAAGGATGAAGTCATCTTTCCGGCGCCTTACTGGGTGAGCTACCCGGAAATGGTGAAGCTCGCCGGCGGCGTGCCGGTGCCCATCGTTCCGGAGGACGGCAGTTTCTACCCCACCCTGCGCGAGATCGAAGACGCGGTGGGCAGCTATACCAAAGCCATCATTCTCAATAGTCCAAATAACCCGTCGGGCGTGATGTACAGCCGCGATTTCATCGGCCAGGTGGTGGAGCTTGCCGCTCGTAAGTCGTTGTACCTGATCATGGACGACACCTACAACCGGCTGGTGTTCGATGGCCGGGCGCCCATCAACTGCTACGACTTCTCCACTGAAGACCTGGAGCAGTCGAAGCTGCTGGTGATCAACTGTGTCTCCAAGATGTATGCCATGACCGGCTTCCGGATCGGTTGGGCGGTCGGCAGCCGGGAGTTGGTGCAGGCCATGGCGACCATCCAGTCGCAACAGACTTCCGGACCGGCTACTCCTTCCCAATGGGCGGCGGTTGGCGCTCTCAACGGGATCCAGAACTCCATCGAAGCCCTCCGGCTGACCCTGGAGAACAACCGCAACATCCTGATGGACCAGTTGAATGCGTTCCCCGGTGTCCATGTGACACGGCCGGATGGGGCGTTCTATTGCTTCCCGGACTTCAGCAACTACGAGAAGAACACCCAGAAGCTGTCGGAGTTTCTGCTCCAAAAGGTCCGGGTTGTGACCGTGCCGGGCCGCGAGTTTGGGATGGAGGGGCACCTGCGGTTGAGCTTCTGCGGGACCGCCAAGGAGATCACGCAGGGGGTGGAGCGGATCCGGTGGGCTCTGGACCCCACTGCTCCCAATGAACTGTACCTCGGCGACCGCCGGCTGGTGCGCGACTGGATGTAA
- a CDS encoding glycosyltransferase family 39 protein: MKRVLPIVVILLLQAVLLFANLDLLPIWTDELFTFSTVPHPLNEIVPILQKDIHPPLYYFLLHGWPWHSLAGMRAFSGVWTLIATFLLDLLWTRRWRPSRRWLALGIFAFSPCVLLYGRMARSYSMQTALMIAAVYFVWRWIRTKDGYWPALVSVLLLLYTHYVPGFAVLAACSLPALAFLGFRRTALLMVGALVGYLPWLFKFADALSRWGQAAGFSSRYTLTGSSWLEQPIKIGFGVVSLTIGESFPFVALLLVPLVLWLARRGSRISPKPLVVFLSALTIVGYLGVSRWVSYPFIPARLLWLIPFLAMAVAIGLTPIGRVRWWAAALLLVTTAVSITFYFTRQNYLNPGYAAPLREIAERLNQQATPADLILIDAFNTDGVALQHYLSGRTPSVVLTHEGQPEADRLLPAAQTVWVVRNQRDISPDHVTTNRENAACSTRHREVSLYEPYAEWQQVLLQRFMKPAPTHFYQLTTCAPAH; encoded by the coding sequence TTGAAGCGCGTCCTTCCGATCGTAGTCATTCTCCTCCTGCAGGCCGTTTTGCTATTCGCAAACCTGGACCTGCTGCCCATCTGGACCGATGAGCTGTTCACGTTCAGCACCGTGCCGCATCCGCTGAACGAGATCGTCCCCATCCTGCAGAAGGACATCCACCCGCCGCTCTACTACTTCCTGCTGCACGGGTGGCCCTGGCACTCGCTGGCCGGGATGCGCGCGTTCTCCGGCGTCTGGACGCTGATCGCCACCTTCCTGCTGGACCTGCTCTGGACCCGGCGCTGGCGGCCATCGCGCCGCTGGCTGGCGCTGGGCATTTTCGCGTTTTCGCCTTGCGTTCTACTGTATGGCCGGATGGCCCGGTCATACTCCATGCAGACCGCGCTGATGATCGCCGCGGTCTACTTCGTCTGGCGCTGGATCCGGACCAAAGACGGCTATTGGCCGGCCCTAGTCTCCGTCTTGCTGCTGCTCTACACCCACTACGTGCCGGGCTTCGCGGTGCTGGCCGCCTGCTCGCTGCCTGCCTTGGCCTTCCTCGGCTTCCGCCGGACCGCGCTGCTGATGGTAGGCGCTTTGGTGGGCTACCTGCCGTGGCTGTTCAAGTTCGCCGATGCCCTGAGCCGCTGGGGCCAGGCGGCGGGTTTCTCGTCGCGTTACACGCTGACGGGCTCGTCGTGGCTGGAGCAGCCTATCAAGATCGGCTTCGGCGTGGTGTCCCTGACCATCGGCGAGAGCTTCCCCTTCGTGGCATTACTGCTGGTCCCGCTGGTGCTATGGCTCGCCAGGCGCGGCTCCAGGATCAGCCCCAAACCGCTGGTCGTCTTCCTGTCGGCGCTCACGATTGTGGGCTACCTGGGGGTCTCGCGCTGGGTGAGCTATCCGTTCATTCCGGCGCGGCTGCTCTGGCTGATCCCCTTTCTCGCCATGGCCGTGGCAATTGGATTGACCCCCATCGGCCGGGTGCGCTGGTGGGCGGCGGCGCTGCTGCTGGTCACCACGGCGGTGTCGATCACCTTCTACTTCACCCGGCAGAACTACCTGAACCCGGGCTACGCGGCACCGCTGCGGGAGATCGCCGAACGGCTGAACCAACAGGCGACGCCAGCCGACCTGATCCTGATCGATGCCTTCAATACCGACGGAGTCGCGCTGCAGCACTACCTGTCGGGCCGCACTCCCTCGGTCGTGCTGACCCATGAGGGACAGCCGGAAGCCGACCGCCTGCTGCCGGCGGCGCAGACGGTCTGGGTGGTCCGCAACCAGCGCGACATTTCGCCGGACCACGTGACCACCAACCGCGAGAATGCGGCCTGCTCGACCCGCCATCGGGAAGTGAGCCTCTATGAACCCTACGCCGAGTGGCAGCAGGTGCTGCTGCAGCGGTTCATGAAGCCCGCGCCCACGCACTTCTACCAGTTGACCACCTGCGCACCGGCGCACTAA
- a CDS encoding beta strand repeat-containing protein: MPTSKILLALLLMIGAITPSFAATAVYSFTGVASDGRTLNFQYTAPALVSSATVVASSQASCSPACDDIGFFPNAQLNYDLLVVDVHNAIGAPTAFTFYFPAGSFAAPGGYKTLTTAGGSNTGSLTVQSTGSPVVTTAALPRGSVGIPYSTVITGQGGTGTLSYAVSGGSLPAGLTLNTSGVLGGTPTVSGTSQVTVRVTDSSQVSSTRNFSLVIAQGLAISSLSPLPSGTLGLPYNTNLTATGGSPSYTWSLDSGTLPPGVQLSPGGALTGTPFSGGTFTFTARVTDTTSAFATQLFSISISSVLTITTNSSLPIGSVASFYSTALNVVGGAAPYTWSLTSGQLPAGLTLSPAGLLSGTPTGPVTVSFTAKVQDNGLNLATQPFTLTIGVGLAVTTVSPLPSGSIGAAYQYSLSSVGGTPPYTWNNFSGVLPAGLSLSPLGVISGVPTTAGTTTFFARVTDASSTSATVPLVISISPSLQITTANPLPSGSLGAVYSQALAVTGGSGPYTWSQAGGSLPAGLTLLSIGVVNGTPTANGTYNFVARVTDSSGAFTLQSFNVTVGSTLSFVTASPLPNAPTGAAYSQTLTAVGGTAPYTFSVPGGSLPAGISLAASGQLSGTPTVAGSYTFTVLVSDATGLTTTKDFVLTVGAAGFNIDTPSTLPGATVNVPYSQTMTASGGTQPYTWIQTEGSIPPGLGLSPSGLISGTPTTVGSYIFLLRVTDGQSVVTTKTMNLTVTLAGSTLAITTPSPLPVAPLNQAYTATMAGSGGTPPYIWTFSGGSIPPGLQLSTNGSLSGTPTTAGTYSFSILLTDNTGASVQGVFSLTVGSGLTLTTPATLPNGSVGVAYSQTIAATGGTPPYIFSLQGGTLPAGLTLNTSGLISGTPLGAATSSFTVRAQDAAGASVTGTFTLAVGSVVSGIVISPSTVPGGSVGVTYSQTLTASGGVAPYIFSLFSGALPPGLNISTGGVLSGTPTSSGTFSFTIRASDSQGAAVNQLYTLSVGSVLHITNVSPLPGGTANFFYSQTFSATGGTAPYTWSISSGTLPTGMLFSTQGIISGTPTSGGTYQFVVRVVDASGASTTQSFSLTITGGVTITTTSPLPDGSVGSSYFLTFGANGGTGPYNWSVTSGALPNGLTLSNAGTLTGIPTLQGQFQFVVRIVDGTGLSSSTPFTITIGSGTTQPRAGVIAQLASGGGWKTSIVLLNPTSSPAQVRVNLMAEDGTPLVLPLTVSQAGSSVTVSAAVVDRTIASNGLLQIDTEALISTTSVGWADVRSSAALSGYAIFRQRSGSGSDSEGTSPLETKFPTNVLVSYDHTNGFSTGVALVNLDSTGTLTAIMRDDSGNELGRDAIAIGAGGHTSFSMTDRFPVLSGRRGTVEFVNNQNSGTVALGLRFSPTLSFTSLPVTGR, encoded by the coding sequence ATGCCCACATCAAAGATCCTCCTTGCTTTGTTGCTGATGATCGGAGCAATTACACCGTCGTTTGCCGCCACCGCTGTGTACAGTTTCACCGGCGTTGCGTCAGACGGACGCACTCTCAATTTTCAGTACACCGCCCCCGCCCTCGTTTCCTCCGCCACGGTTGTGGCTTCCTCGCAGGCGTCCTGCTCTCCCGCCTGCGATGATATTGGGTTCTTTCCCAATGCGCAGCTGAACTATGACTTATTGGTGGTCGACGTCCACAATGCCATCGGAGCGCCCACTGCCTTCACTTTCTATTTTCCGGCCGGTTCGTTTGCCGCGCCTGGCGGTTACAAGACGCTGACAACGGCCGGCGGATCAAACACGGGATCGTTGACCGTGCAATCGACCGGCAGTCCGGTGGTGACGACCGCGGCGCTGCCGCGCGGCTCCGTCGGCATCCCTTATTCCACCGTGATCACGGGCCAAGGCGGCACCGGCACGCTGAGTTACGCGGTATCCGGCGGCTCGCTGCCCGCGGGCCTGACCTTGAATACCAGTGGAGTACTGGGCGGAACGCCCACGGTGTCGGGTACGTCGCAGGTGACCGTCCGGGTCACCGACTCCTCGCAGGTGTCGTCTACCCGCAATTTCTCACTGGTGATTGCGCAGGGGCTGGCGATCAGTTCGCTGAGCCCACTGCCGAGCGGCACGCTGGGGCTGCCCTACAACACCAACCTGACGGCGACCGGAGGAAGTCCGAGTTATACCTGGAGCCTGGATTCGGGCACACTGCCGCCCGGCGTGCAGCTCTCACCCGGCGGCGCTTTGACCGGTACACCCTTCTCCGGCGGAACCTTTACCTTTACCGCCCGTGTGACCGATACGACTTCGGCGTTTGCGACGCAGTTGTTCTCCATCAGCATCTCATCGGTGCTGACCATTACGACGAACTCGAGCCTGCCGATCGGATCGGTGGCGTCGTTCTACAGCACCGCTCTGAACGTGGTGGGCGGCGCGGCTCCCTACACATGGTCGCTCACGTCGGGCCAACTGCCGGCCGGTCTCACGCTCTCACCGGCGGGCCTGCTGAGCGGTACGCCGACCGGGCCAGTCACGGTGAGCTTCACCGCGAAGGTCCAGGACAACGGCTTGAACCTGGCCACCCAGCCGTTCACGCTGACCATCGGCGTTGGCCTGGCGGTGACGACGGTATCGCCCCTGCCTTCGGGGAGTATCGGGGCCGCCTATCAATACTCGTTAAGCAGCGTTGGCGGCACTCCGCCGTACACCTGGAACAACTTCAGCGGCGTGCTGCCGGCCGGATTGAGCCTCTCGCCATTGGGTGTGATTTCCGGCGTGCCGACTACGGCGGGCACCACCACCTTCTTTGCCAGGGTCACCGACGCAAGTTCCACCTCGGCGACTGTCCCGCTGGTGATCTCCATTAGTCCGTCGCTGCAGATCACCACGGCCAACCCGCTGCCGTCCGGATCGCTGGGCGCCGTGTATAGCCAAGCGCTTGCCGTCACCGGCGGATCCGGCCCGTATACCTGGAGCCAGGCGGGCGGTTCGCTGCCGGCAGGGCTCACGCTGTTGTCCATTGGTGTCGTCAACGGCACCCCGACTGCGAACGGCACGTATAACTTCGTTGCTCGAGTGACCGACTCGTCTGGAGCCTTCACGCTGCAGTCGTTCAACGTCACCGTGGGCAGCACGCTGAGCTTCGTGACCGCCTCACCGCTACCGAACGCACCGACGGGCGCTGCCTATTCGCAGACTCTGACGGCGGTGGGCGGCACGGCGCCTTACACGTTCAGCGTCCCGGGTGGCTCCCTGCCGGCCGGGATCAGCCTCGCTGCCAGCGGCCAACTGTCCGGGACACCGACCGTCGCCGGTTCGTACACCTTCACGGTCCTGGTCAGCGATGCGACCGGATTGACGACCACCAAGGACTTCGTGTTGACGGTCGGCGCCGCCGGTTTCAACATCGACACACCGTCGACGCTACCCGGCGCGACTGTGAACGTGCCGTATTCGCAAACCATGACGGCCAGCGGCGGCACACAGCCGTACACCTGGATCCAGACGGAAGGTTCGATTCCGCCCGGGCTGGGCCTGTCGCCCAGCGGCCTCATCTCCGGCACACCCACCACCGTCGGGTCCTATATCTTCCTGCTGCGTGTCACCGATGGGCAGAGCGTCGTCACGACGAAGACGATGAATCTCACTGTGACGCTTGCGGGCAGCACGCTGGCGATCACGACACCGTCTCCGCTCCCTGTTGCGCCGCTGAACCAGGCGTACACGGCCACGATGGCCGGCAGCGGCGGGACGCCTCCCTACATCTGGACGTTCTCGGGCGGCTCGATTCCTCCGGGGCTCCAACTCAGCACCAACGGCTCGCTGAGCGGCACCCCGACGACGGCCGGCACGTACTCGTTCAGCATCCTGCTGACAGACAACACCGGCGCCTCGGTGCAGGGGGTGTTCTCCCTCACCGTCGGGTCGGGCCTGACGCTCACGACGCCGGCCACGCTGCCCAATGGTTCGGTCGGAGTAGCCTATTCACAGACGATCGCCGCCACGGGCGGCACGCCGCCGTACATCTTCTCGCTGCAGGGCGGGACACTGCCTGCCGGGCTCACCCTGAACACCAGCGGCCTGATTTCCGGCACGCCCCTGGGTGCGGCGACCTCGTCGTTCACAGTCCGCGCGCAGGATGCGGCCGGCGCTTCGGTGACGGGCACGTTTACGCTGGCCGTCGGGTCTGTGGTTTCGGGCATTGTGATCTCACCCTCGACGGTGCCTGGCGGTTCGGTCGGCGTGACCTATTCGCAGACCCTGACCGCATCGGGCGGCGTAGCGCCGTACATCTTCTCGCTCTTCTCGGGCGCGCTGCCGCCTGGGCTCAACATCTCGACGGGTGGAGTGCTGAGCGGAACACCCACTTCCAGCGGGACCTTCTCTTTCACGATCCGGGCCAGCGATAGCCAGGGCGCGGCTGTGAATCAGCTATACACGCTCTCGGTGGGCTCGGTGCTGCACATCACGAATGTCTCCCCGCTGCCGGGCGGCACAGCGAATTTCTTCTATTCGCAGACCTTCTCGGCGACGGGCGGCACGGCTCCTTACACCTGGTCGATCAGCTCGGGGACGCTGCCCACAGGGATGCTGTTCTCGACGCAGGGCATCATCAGCGGGACGCCGACCTCCGGCGGCACCTATCAATTCGTCGTCCGCGTGGTGGATGCCAGCGGCGCCAGCACGACACAGTCGTTCTCGCTGACGATCACCGGCGGCGTCACGATCACGACGACCTCGCCGCTGCCCGACGGCAGCGTCGGCTCCAGCTACTTCCTGACGTTTGGCGCGAACGGCGGCACGGGCCCCTACAACTGGAGTGTCACTTCCGGCGCCCTGCCGAATGGGCTGACGCTTTCCAATGCCGGCACGCTGACGGGCATTCCTACGCTCCAGGGCCAGTTCCAGTTTGTGGTGAGGATTGTCGACGGGACGGGCCTTTCCTCCTCGACTCCATTCACGATCACGATCGGTTCGGGCACAACGCAGCCGCGAGCCGGTGTCATCGCCCAACTGGCCTCCGGTGGAGGCTGGAAGACCAGCATCGTCCTGCTCAATCCCACCTCCTCGCCCGCCCAGGTGCGGGTGAACCTGATGGCCGAGGATGGCACTCCGCTGGTGCTGCCCCTGACCGTCTCGCAGGCAGGCAGTTCGGTGACGGTCTCGGCGGCTGTCGTGGATCGCACGATCGCCTCCAACGGGCTGCTGCAGATCGATACAGAAGCCCTGATCTCGACCACATCGGTGGGCTGGGCGGATGTGCGGAGTTCGGCGGCGCTCTCGGGGTACGCGATATTCCGGCAGCGCAGCGGGTCGGGCAGCGATTCCGAGGGCACCTCTCCCCTGGAAACGAAGTTCCCCACGAATGTTCTGGTTTCCTATGACCACACGAACGGATTCTCCACTGGTGTGGCCCTGGTGAACCTCGACAGTACGGGTACACTCACCGCGATCATGCGGGACGACAGCGGGAATGAGTTGGGCCGTGATGCCATCGCCATCGGCGCCGGCGGGCACACCTCGTTCTCGATGACGGATCGTTTCCCCGTCCTCAGCGGGCGGCGCGGAACGGTTGAGTTCGTGAACAACCAAAACTCCGGAACCGTGGCCCTGGGCCTGCGATTCAGCCCAACGCTGAGTTTCACGTCGCTACCGGTCACTGGCCGTTAG
- the pckA gene encoding phosphoenolpyruvate carboxykinase (ATP): protein MSRYPDTPTPAAPQAGAAASAYGLQNHGLTGLNRVYWNLTEPALYEESIVRGEGFLCHEGPLVVHTGKHTARAAADKFVVREASSEDYIWWGQHNRPFPPESFHSLLARIQAYLQGRDVFVQDCFGGADPAYRLPVRIITETAWHSLFARTMFLKPENLEGYRSHIPEFTVIAAPGFNASPLIDSTRTETFIVLNLAARLAIIGGTCYGGEIKKTVFTVLNALLPLDGVLPMHCSANVGGGGDSAIFFGLSGTGKTTLSADPGRRLIGDDEHGWSDDGVFNFEDGCYAKVIRLSESAEPQIHACTRRFGTILENVVFDPRTRRLDLNDDRLTENTRAAYPLRYIDNALPEKRAGHPRNVVFLTCDASGVLPPIARLTPDQAVYHFMSGYTSKIAGTEIGLGTEPEITFSACFGAPFMVHHPYKYAMMLKAKLLSHGVQVWLVNTGWTGGPFGVGKRISIRYTRALLNAALGGALDQVEYWRDEVFGLQVPKRCEGVPDSILDPANTWPSREEYQRKYDTLASRFIENFRLLTGQEGIPAGLEAHGPHRH, encoded by the coding sequence ATGAGCCGATATCCCGACACTCCTACGCCCGCGGCGCCTCAAGCCGGAGCCGCCGCGAGCGCCTATGGTCTTCAGAACCATGGTCTTACCGGGTTGAACCGGGTCTATTGGAATCTGACCGAACCGGCACTCTATGAGGAATCGATCGTCCGCGGAGAAGGCTTCCTGTGCCACGAAGGTCCGCTGGTGGTGCATACCGGTAAACACACCGCGCGGGCGGCCGCGGACAAGTTCGTAGTCCGCGAAGCCTCGTCGGAGGACTACATCTGGTGGGGCCAGCACAACCGTCCGTTTCCGCCGGAAAGCTTCCATTCGCTGCTGGCGCGCATCCAGGCTTACCTGCAGGGGCGCGACGTGTTTGTGCAGGACTGCTTCGGCGGCGCGGATCCGGCTTACCGCCTGCCGGTGCGAATCATTACCGAGACCGCCTGGCACAGCCTGTTCGCACGAACCATGTTTCTGAAGCCGGAGAACCTGGAGGGCTACCGGAGCCACATTCCGGAGTTCACGGTGATCGCCGCGCCGGGCTTCAACGCCAGCCCATTGATTGACTCAACCAGGACCGAGACCTTTATCGTGCTGAATCTGGCGGCCCGCCTGGCGATCATTGGAGGCACGTGTTATGGCGGGGAGATCAAGAAGACAGTCTTCACGGTATTGAACGCCTTATTGCCCCTGGATGGGGTTTTGCCGATGCACTGTTCGGCCAATGTTGGCGGCGGGGGCGACTCCGCCATCTTCTTTGGTCTTTCGGGGACGGGTAAAACGACCCTTTCGGCCGATCCGGGGCGCAGGCTGATTGGCGATGACGAACACGGCTGGTCGGATGACGGTGTGTTCAACTTCGAAGACGGCTGTTATGCCAAGGTCATCCGTTTGTCGGAGTCGGCTGAACCGCAGATTCATGCCTGTACGCGGCGCTTCGGTACGATTCTGGAAAATGTCGTATTCGATCCCCGGACGCGCAGGCTCGACTTGAATGACGACCGATTGACCGAGAACACCCGCGCTGCGTACCCGCTGCGGTACATCGACAACGCGTTGCCGGAGAAGCGGGCTGGCCATCCCCGCAACGTGGTGTTCCTGACATGCGACGCCTCAGGTGTATTGCCGCCAATTGCCCGGTTAACACCTGATCAGGCGGTCTACCACTTCATGAGCGGATACACGAGCAAGATCGCCGGGACGGAGATCGGTTTAGGCACGGAACCGGAGATCACGTTCAGCGCCTGCTTCGGCGCTCCGTTCATGGTGCACCACCCATATAAGTACGCCATGATGCTGAAAGCGAAGCTGCTGTCGCACGGGGTCCAGGTATGGCTTGTCAATACGGGCTGGACTGGTGGGCCGTTTGGGGTAGGGAAGCGCATCAGCATCCGGTACACCCGCGCGCTGCTCAATGCGGCGTTGGGCGGGGCGCTAGATCAGGTGGAGTACTGGCGGGACGAGGTGTTCGGGCTGCAGGTTCCGAAGCGCTGCGAAGGCGTTCCGGACTCAATCCTGGATCCTGCAAACACCTGGCCCAGCCGCGAGGAGTACCAGCGGAAGTACGACACACTGGCCTCCCGGTTCATTGAGAACTTCCGGTTGCTGACCGGACAGGAAGGAATCCCGGCCGGGTTGGAGGCCCATGGGCCGCACCGGCACTGA